In the Labilithrix sp. genome, CGAACAGAAGAAGAAGGCGGGCGCCGAGATCGTGATGACGCAGCCGGTCTACGATCCCGCCGTGCTCGAGCGCTTCCTCGAGGACATCGCGCCGCTCGGGCTACCCGTCCTCGTCGGCCTCCTCCCGCTCGCGAGCTTCCGCAACGCCGAGTTCCTCCACAACGAGGTGCCCGGCATGCAGGTCCCCGAGGCCGTGCGCGAGCGCATGCGCAAGGCCGGCTCCGGCCCGCACGCGCGGCGCGAGGGCGTCGCGATCGCGCGCGAGATGCTCGCGTCGGTCCGCTCGCGCGTCTCCGGCGCGTACATCATGCCGCCGCTCGAGCGCTACGAGCTCGCGCTCGAGGTCGTCGACGGCTTCCTCGACGCCGCGCCAAGGCCGGATGCGCTGCACTAGGCCCGCCGCGATCGCTGTATTCTGCATGAGTCTCGCGGCCTGCGGCTCGTGCAGCAAGGACGACCCCGGCGCGTCCGCCGACGGCGGCCAGCCCGCGCCGGTGACGTCGGGCACCGTCGTCGCGGAGCCGCTGCCGCGCTGCCGCCGCGGCGCCGAGCGCCTCGCGATCCCGGGCGACGAGGCGACGGTCGGCGACGTCGCGATCGGCCCCGCCGGCCTCCTCGCCGGCGTCGTGCGCGTGAACGGCGGCAAGCGCGTCGCGTCGATGCTGCGCGCGCCGCTCACGCTCGCGGAGGCGACGATGACCGACCTCGGCGTCCCGCTCGGAGACGATCCTCCGCCGTCGCCGCGCTGGAACGGGAGCAAGCCGTGGGTCGCGTACATCGCCGGGCGCTCGGCCGACGGCGGGACGAAGCTCCGCGAGCTCGTCGTGAAGGAGGTCGTGCCCGAAGGGGCGGGGACCGAGAAGAAGCCGCTCTCGATCTTCCAGCAGGCGGACGAGTCGACCGCGTTCGATCTCGCGTGGGCGGAGAACGGCGCCGGCCTCGTCGCGTGGGACGAGGACGCGCCGGTCGTCCTCGAAGCGGGCGTCCCGGCGAAGAAGGAGGCGACCACGCGCGGCGTCGTGAAGGTGCAAGCGCTCACCGCCGACGCCGCGCCGCGCACGGCGTCGCCCGACACGTCGGACGCGGAGTCGCCGCGCCTCGTCGCGAAGCCCGGCGGCGGCTTCTGGCTCGCGTGGATGGCGCGCCGCGCGGAGGAGGAGCCCTCCGGCATCGAGGGCCCCGGCGAGCCGCGCGCGTTCCGGTGGATCGAGGTGCTCGCGCTCTCGGGCTCCGGCGAGCCGCAGGGGAAGCCGATGCGCGTGTCCTCGGAGAAGGGGCGCGCCGTCGCCTTCGAGCTCGCGCGGAGCGGCTCCGATCTCGTCATCATGCTGCAGGACGAGATCGCGGCGTCGGAGGGCGGCGGCGCCCGCATCGTGCGCTACAAGCTCGGCGAGAACGGCAAGCCCGAGGCGGCGGACGTCGTGAAGGACGGCGTCGGCCACGCGCTCGCGGACCTCGTCCCGACCGCGTCCGGCGAGCCCGCGCGCTGGCTCGCCTGGAGCGACACGAGCGAGCACGCCCGCCTCACGCTCCTCGGCCCCGGCCTCGTCGCGCAGGGCCGCGCGTCCTCGGAGCCCACCCTCGACAACACCCGCATCCTCGCCTCCTCCGACGACACCCTCTTCGCCCTCGCCGCCACCGACAAACCCACCCGCCCCCAACCCGAGCTCCTCCGCTTCGTTTGCAGATGACGCCTTCTCAACACTTTCCCCCAGGCCTCGGTTCGACTAGCTTTTTCGCGTGACGATGCCACGAGCCCTCGGGGCCCATAGCTCAATCGGTCAGAGCCCCCGGCTCATAACCGGGCTAGTCCTGGTTCGAACCCAGGTGGGCCCACTTCTTCTCGTCCCCGAAGCCCGCGGCTTCGCTTTCTTGAAAACAGGAGCACTCGGTTGAGCAACCCGGATCAGATCCGCGCGCTGGAGGAGCTGGCGGCAATGGACGCCGAGGTGAAGGCGCTCGAAGAGAAGCTCGCGGAGGAGCGCGGCGCCCTCGGTGGAATGAAGGACAGCCTGAAGAAGCTCGAGGACAAGCTCGCCGCCGACCGCGCGACGGTGGGCAGCGCGGACAAGCAGCGCAACGAGCTGCACCTCGACATACGCGGGATGACGCAGCAAATCGAGCACTCACGCGAGAAGCTGAACCGCTCGCGCACCGAGCGCGAGAGCCAGGCCGCGCAGCGTGAGCTCGAGGAGCTGCGGAAGCTGATCCGCGATCGCGAGGACGACATCCAGCGCATCGACACCGACACCGCCGCGGTGCGCGCCCAGCTCGAGACGACCGAGGGGGAGCACAAGCAGCTCTCCGACGAGCTTGCGGCGAAGGAAGGCGACATCCAAGCGAAGGTCGCGCAGCTCGAGTCCGATCGCGTCGCGAAGGGCGGGGGACGCGACGTGATCGTGAAGCGGCTGCCGCCGGCGCTCTTTCGCCGCTACGAGATGATCCGCCAGCGGCGCGGCAGCGCGCTCGCGCAGACGAGCGACGGCACCTGCAACAAGTGCAACATGGCGCTGCCCCCGCAGCTCTATCACCGCCTGCGCCGCGAGCCGCTCATCGAGCAGTGTCCGTCGTGCAATCGGCTCATCTACTTCGCTGCACCCGTTCAAGCCACGAAGGTCGACTAGCCGAAAGCCCCACGCCCTGAAGAGCTGCCCGAAATGTTTGCGTGTCTTCCCGGACGAGGCAGGCTTCTGCCCCGCGGACGGAAGCGCGCTGCAGTTCGCGAGCCTCGTCCCGATCCCGGCCGGCGACGATCCGCGGCTCGGCACACGCCTCTGCGGTCGCTACGAGCTCCGTCGCGTCGTCGCCGACGGCGGCATGGGCCGCGTCTACGAGGGCATCGACAAGCAGACGCAGACGCGCGTCGCGGTGAAGGTGCTCCACAACGACGTCGCGCGCGACGAGATCGCGCTCGAGCGGTTCAAGCGTGAGTACGAGATCTCGAGCCAGCTCCCGCACGATCACATCGTCAAGGTCCTCGACTTCCAGCGCGACGAAGCGTCGGGCGTCTGGCTCCTCGTGATGGAGTTCCTCGACGGCGAGGAGCTGCGCTTCATCCTCAAGCGCGAGAAGCTCATCCCGCCCGAGCGCATCGTGCGCATGCTCGCGCAGGTCGCGGTCGGCCTCGACGAGGCGCACGCGCGCAACGTCGTGCATCGCGACCTCAAGCCGGACAACCTGTTCCTCTGCGGCACGCGCGAGGGCGACGACGTCAAGATCCTCGACTTCGGATCGGTGCGCGACAACAACAAGGAAGCGAAGAAGCTCACCGTCCTCGGCACGACGATCGGCTCGCCGTATTACATGGCGCCGGAGCAGGCGCAGGGCCTCGAGAACCTCGACGCGCGCGCCGACGTCTTCGCGCTCGCCGCGATCAGCTACGAGTGCATGACGGGCACGGTCCCGTTCACCGGCAACAACGGCCCGTCGATCCTCCTCGCGATCCTCACGAAGGATCCCGATCCGCCGAGCAAGAAGGCGCAAGCGGCGAAGTTCCCCGTCCCTCACACGATGGACGAGGTGATGGAGCTCGCGCTCGCGAAGAACCCGAACCACCGCCAGCCGAGCGTCGGCGCGCTCGCGACCGCGGTCGGCCACGCGTACGGCCTCACCGGCGATCACAAAGCGTGGGCGCAACTCCCGCAAGCGGAGCTCGCGAAGCAGATCGCGGAAGGGCTCGCGCGTCTGCCGCCGAGCCCGAACGTCGCGCCGGTCGCGATCGAGGCCGCCGCCGATCCCTTCGCGATGCGTCCGATGGCGGCGACGATCGCGATGCACGGCGCGCCTTCGCTGCCGGCGTCGCACGTCCCCGCGCCGGTCTCGCAACAAGCGCCGTCGCAGCAGTACCCGATGTCTCAGCCGATGCATCCTCAAGCGCAACCGCGCCCCGCGGGCGGTGACGACATGCGCGTCGCCGGCCTCGGCGATCGCTCGCCGTGGTTGATCCCTGTCGTCGTCGGCATCGTCGCGCTCCTGCTCGGCGGCGGTCTCGTCATCGCGTTCGTCCGCTGAGCAAAGCGGGCGAGCGAGCGAGCGGGCGATGCCCCCGAGTCTCTGGATCGATGGACCACCAGGCTCCGGCCCGCACTGACGTGGCGGTCATGTGCGAGCGGCTCTTACGAGATGACAATTCCGCCCATTTTGGTCGCCGAAGGATCGCCGATGCGCGTGGTACGTTGAAGGCAGAGTGACGTGACCTGGTCCAGGCCTCGCATGGACCGTGAGAGGCTCCCCGGAGATTCATGCTTCCCTTCACCAAGCGACCCGGCCGAGGCGAAGAGAGCAGCGACGTCGTCGCGAAGGAAGCGATCGCGCCCGCCTCGTCGTCGCGCCCGTCGAATCGGAAGGACGAAGAGACGCGCCTCCGCGAGTCCGCGCCGGACGTCGACGACGATCGCACCGGCATCCTGAGCTCGAAGTCGTTCTCGCAGGTCCCCGCGCCGATCCCGGCCGCGGGTCGCCCCGTGACGATGCCGCCGCCGTCGCGCCGTCCGGGCTCTCCGTCGAGCATCCGTCCCGGCGCTCCCGCCAGCATGCGTCCGCCGCCCTCGTCGGGCCGCGGCGGTCTCGGCCCGGGCAGCCTGCGCCCGCCGCCGACGCCCTCGATCTCGTACGACGGCATCGACGACGACGCAGAGGACGACGACGGCGGTCGCACCGTCGTCAAGGACGCCACGTCCGCGCAGAGGGTCGTTCGCCGCAAGGCGCACCCGTCGATGACACCCGCGCCGTCGTCGAACCCGACGTCGGTCGCGCCCGCCGCGGTCATCCGCAAGACGCAGGACTCGCTCCGCGCATCGCAGCGGCCCGGCGTCCTCGCGCCGCCGCCGCCCGATCTCCTCGGCGAGAACGACAGCGACGAGTACACGCAGGTCCCGCCCGCGCGCTCCGTGCGTGCGCCGCAGTCCTCGCCGCGCAGCAACTACCCGCCTGCTTCGTACGAAGGACCGCCGAGCCACCGTCCGCCGCCGCGCCGCGCCCATGACTCGTACGACGACGAGATCTCCGCCGCGCCGCCGCGGAGCTACGCGCCGCCGCCGTCTTCGCATCCGGCCGCGCGCATGGCGACCCACGCGAGCCAGGCTCCGTACCAGCAGACGATGGACGTCACGGGCGAGAGCGATCGCTACGACCGCTACGATCGCCCGCCGCCGTCCTCGTCGAGCGCGCCGATGGGCATGAACCACACCGCGGCGATGAGCTCGCCGCCGGTCTCCGCGCGTGGCATGTCGGGCCCTCCGCCCGCGATGCACTCGAGCCCGCACGACATGCCGATGCACGACATGCCGATGCACGACATGCCGGGGCACGGCATGCCGGCTCACATGATGAGCCACGCGAGCGGTCCGCCGCCGGCGTTCCCCTCGCAGCAGTCCGTCCCGCCGGCGCCGGCCTCGATGCCCGCGCACTTCCGGCTCGCGCAGACCGGCGTGGGGCTCCCGCCGCAGCGGGATCCGCCGGCGCTCACGGCGAGCAACTTCCGGCCGTCGGGCCGCCCCGCGATCTCGTGGGCGATGGCGCTCGCGGCGGCGGGCGTCTTCGTCGGCGTCGTCGCGGTCGCGATCACGCAGCGGACCGAGCCGCCCGCGTTCGACGCGGCGCTCCAGGCCGCCGCGCAGCCGGCCGCTCCGATCGCGCCCGCCGCGACGACGGCCGCTCCCAACGCGAACGCGCTCCCCGTCGGCCTCCTCGGCGCGAGCCCCGTGCAGCCGGCAGATCCGTCGGGTCAGCCGATGCCGGGACCCGATCAGGTCGGGCAGGTCGGGCAGCCGCCCGTGGCCGATCCGAACAACCCGAGCGCGCTCGCTCCGCCCGTGGGCGATCCCAACGCGGCGCCCGCGGCCGGCCAGCCGCAGAACGGCGTCGTCTTCCAGCAGCCGGTCGCCGTTCCGTCGGCGAAGCCCGTCGGTCGCGCGGCGCCTCCGCAGCGCACGACGCGTCCCTTCGTCCCGAAGTCGAGGCCCGACCCGGACGACGACGACGAGCCGAAGCCGAAGCCCGGCAAGAAGGCGCCGAAGGACACGGACGAAGAGACGCGGAAGGCCCTCGAGGCGCTGCAGAAGGCGCAGCTCGAGAGCTCCTCGAGCTTCAAATAGGACTCGGGATTCTCAGCGCTCAGCGCTCTTGGAGGAGCGGGGCGAAGGTTTGTTCGAACGCGTCGGGGTCGATGCGGTCGATGCCGCCGAAGCCGCCGCCTCCCAGGCCGCCGAGGCCGCCCAGGTTGCCGAGGCCACCGAGGACGGGGCCGCAGTCGGGGCCGCACGTGTTGGTCAGGCAGCTGAAGATGCCGAGGACGGCGACGGCGCCGGCGGGGTTGCCGCCGAGGCAGCCGAGGAGACAGCGGGTGTCGAGGCCGTTGCTGCCTCCTCCGCCGCCGTCGAGCGAGGGGGCGAGGCACGTCGTCGCGACGCACTGGAAGATGCCGGTGCATTGCGGGTTCGAGAGGCAGCTCGTGATCGCGGGGGTGCAGCTCTCGAGGACGCAGATCCCGCAGCTCACGGCGCCGGCTTCGCGCTCGGGGCGGCCGGCGTCGAGGACGGGGCGAGGTGTCGTCGTCGCGGCGTCGGGGGTGACGCCGGCGTCGTCGGTCGTCGCGCCGAGCGCGTCGTCGTCGAGCGGTCCGCGGCTGCCGCAACCCGCGGCGACGGCGCCGGCGACGGCGAGGATGGACAAGACGGCTCGACGCATCGAGAGTCCTCTGTAGCATGGCGGGCGATGGCGGATGCGATCGTCCTCGAAGAGCCCGATCTCGTGAGGAAAGCCTGCGACGACGCGCGGGGGCGAGGGCGGCGGGTGGGGCTCGTCCCGACGATGGGCGCGCTCCACGAAGGGCACCTCGCGCTCGTCCGCGAGGCGCGGCGGCACGCGCAGTACGTCGTGTGCTCCATCTTCGTGAACCCGACCCAGTTCGGTCCGAACGAGGACTTCGCGAAGTACCCGCGCGATCTCGCCGGCGACGTGGAGAAGCTCGAGGGCGTCGACCTCGTCTTCGCGCCCGCCGCGCCGGCGATGTACCCCGCCGGCGAGCGCACGCGCGTCCGCGTCGACGGGCTCACGGAGCACCTCTGCGGTCCCCATCGCCCCGGTCACTTCGAGGGCGTGACGACGATCGTGTCGAAGCTCTTCTCGATCGTCGGGCCGTGCGTCGCGGTCTTCGGGAAGAAGGACTACCAGCAGCTCGCGGTGCTGCGCCGGATGGCGACGGACCTGTTCTTCCCGGTCGAGGTCCGCGGCCATTCGATCGTGCGCGAGGCGGACGGGCTCGCGCTGAGCTCGCGCAACGCGTACCTCTCCGGGGAGGAGCGCACGCGCGCGCTGGGGCTCTCGCGCGGTCTCGCCGCGGCGGCGCGCGCGTTCGCGGGCGGCGAGCGCAGCGCGGGCGTCCTCCGCCGCCTCGCGCACGCGGAGGTGGAGGCGGTCGCGACGTCGATCGACTACGTGACGATCGCGGACGCGGACGCGATCGCGCCGTTCGCCGACGACGCGGCGGTGCCGGAGCGCGCCTTGCTCGCCGTCGCTTGCCGCGTCGGCGCGACGCGCCTGATCGACAACGTGGTGCTGGGGGAAGATCCCGTCCCCGGAACCTGATATCCATTCGCGCCATGGCGAACCGAACGGGACGTTTCATCGTTCTCGAAGGCATCGACGGGGCGGGGACGACGACGCAGACGGCGCGCCTGGTCGACCGCCTCCGCGCGGAGGGCAAGCCGGCCAAGGGCACGCGGGAGCCGAGCGACGGGCCGGTCGGCTCGCTCGTGCGGCAGGTCCTCACCGGGCGCACCGTCATCCCCGGCGGCCGGTCGCCGGGGTGGACGACGATGGCGCTCCTCTTCGCCGCGGACCGCATGGACCACGTCGAGTCCGAGATCGAGCCGCTCCTCGCGAGCGGCGGCATCATCGTGTCCGATCGCTACGACGCGTCGAGCCTCGCGTACCAGAGCGTGACGAGCGGGAAGGGCGGCGAGCAAGCGGTCGCGTGGATCCGCGAGCTCAACAAACACGCGCTCCGCCCCGACCTCACCGTCGTGATCGACCTCCCGGCCGATCTCGCCGCCGCGCGGCGCGAGGTCCGCGGCGAGGCCGCGCAGCTCTACGAGCAGAACGAGGTGCAGCGCGCGCTCGTCGACTTCTATCACACGCTCGACAAGCACATGCCCGAGGACAAGGTCGCGATCGTCGACGGCCGCGGCACCATCGAAGAGGTGCACGCCCGCGTCCACGCGGCGGTGACGAGCATACTCACGTAGCTCAGTCGACGATCGGCAGCTCGAGCACGCGCGGCATGCCGTTGCGCTCGTAGTCGACCTTGAGCGCCGGCGCCTTCTCGAGCGCGCGGAGGCACGAGATCGCGTCGTCCGGCTTCTCGACGACCATGCCGTTGACGCGCGTGACGACGTCGCCCGCCTTCAGGTCGATGATCCACGTGTCGTTGATCGACTGGATCTTGAAGCCGTGGAACTTCCCGTCGCGCATCACCGGCCACTCCTCGAGCACGACGTTCTGGAGGAAGTAGCCGGGCCCGTTGTCGAGCGTCCACTTCACGTCCGCGCGCTTCACCGACGTGATCGGCGTCTTCACGCGCGCGCCCGTCTGGCCCGGGAACTCCGGCGCCGGATCGATGCCGTCGAGCCGCGGCATCTTCGGCTCGGGGTTCGACTCGCACGCGGCGACGAGGAGCATGGCGGCGCAGGCAAAAAGGCGGGCGATCGAGGCCATGCCTCA is a window encoding:
- a CDS encoding protein kinase gives rise to the protein MRVFPDEAGFCPADGSALQFASLVPIPAGDDPRLGTRLCGRYELRRVVADGGMGRVYEGIDKQTQTRVAVKVLHNDVARDEIALERFKREYEISSQLPHDHIVKVLDFQRDEASGVWLLVMEFLDGEELRFILKREKLIPPERIVRMLAQVAVGLDEAHARNVVHRDLKPDNLFLCGTREGDDVKILDFGSVRDNNKEAKKLTVLGTTIGSPYYMAPEQAQGLENLDARADVFALAAISYECMTGTVPFTGNNGPSILLAILTKDPDPPSKKAQAAKFPVPHTMDEVMELALAKNPNHRQPSVGALATAVGHAYGLTGDHKAWAQLPQAELAKQIAEGLARLPPSPNVAPVAIEAAADPFAMRPMAATIAMHGAPSLPASHVPAPVSQQAPSQQYPMSQPMHPQAQPRPAGGDDMRVAGLGDRSPWLIPVVVGIVALLLGGGLVIAFVR
- the tmk gene encoding dTMP kinase translates to MVLEGIDGAGTTTQTARLVDRLRAEGKPAKGTREPSDGPVGSLVRQVLTGRTVIPGGRSPGWTTMALLFAADRMDHVESEIEPLLASGGIIVSDRYDASSLAYQSVTSGKGGEQAVAWIRELNKHALRPDLTVVIDLPADLAAARREVRGEAAQLYEQNEVQRALVDFYHTLDKHMPEDKVAIVDGRGTIEEVHARVHAAVTSILT
- the panC gene encoding pantoate--beta-alanine ligase — encoded protein: MADAIVLEEPDLVRKACDDARGRGRRVGLVPTMGALHEGHLALVREARRHAQYVVCSIFVNPTQFGPNEDFAKYPRDLAGDVEKLEGVDLVFAPAAPAMYPAGERTRVRVDGLTEHLCGPHRPGHFEGVTTIVSKLFSIVGPCVAVFGKKDYQQLAVLRRMATDLFFPVEVRGHSIVREADGLALSSRNAYLSGEERTRALGLSRGLAAAARAFAGGERSAGVLRRLAHAEVEAVATSIDYVTIADADAIAPFADDAAVPERALLAVACRVGATRLIDNVVLGEDPVPGT